The genome window TTTGCTACAATTTATGCCTGTAGCTGCCACCAGATCACTAATGCTCCCCATCTCATTTCCAAGAGCCATGATCACCTGACCCGCATCAACTTCCCAGACCCAAACACTCCCGTCTTCCGAAGCCGATATCAAATTCCTTCCCCCATTCACCATCACCACAGATACAACTGCTCCACCGTGCTTTGGAGTCCACGCGATCAATTCACTGCCTTGGGTCACAAGTTTCCTGCTTCCAACTTTCAGTGATCCCTTGTGTACTGAACCATCTGATCCTGCAACATAGAACTCAGGCTCTGTTGGGTTCAATGCAACCCATGAAATAGTGCATGGAAACACAATGGTACGCAGGAGCGTTCCACGCAAGAGACTCCAGAATTTACATGTGCAATCCAATGAGCATGAGATAATCTGGGAGTTGCATAATCCCATACCAGAAATAATGGCAGTCACTGAATCAGAATGAGCAGCAAACCTATGCAATATCAATTCTTCCACACTGTCATATCCTGAGGCTCCTACAAGCTGAAAGATAGGGACAACAACAATGGTCCCATCATCGCTGCCTGAAATCAGAAGTGACTCATCATCACTGATTGCAAGGCAAGACACAGGCTTGCTATGTGCAGGCAATGGTTTGAGCACATCCCCTGATGGGATTGAAATTCCATGCACACTGCCTGATAGGCCACCGGCAAAGAGATACAACCCGTCAGACGTGACGGTGAGGGGTGCAACGGGCTCCGGGACAGGGAGGTTATGGAAGGCAGTTGAAGACCACCAATTGTAAAGGTGGACTGAACCAGAAGCAGTGGTTGGTGATATGTGTGAGGCAGCAATATAACTCTTCCCAACAATTGCAAGGCCTCGGCGTGGTGACCGGCTGCCTGTGAATTGTGCTAGGGCGGCGCCTGAGGAAGCATCATAGGCAATAATGGGGCCGTCAGGAGAGCTGGTGAGGACAATTTCATGTGGAGAAGAAGACATGCTTTTGAGGTGGGTAAGAGACAATGTAGAAGAGCATGGTATGCAAGGGCAAAGGGGTTTATGAGAGGTGGCAAAACGAGGAGGGCATGTTTGAAAGAGAGGAATTCCTGGTGGTTTTTGGGGCGTTCAAAACAAGGTGCTCATCATCACATTTTGGCTGCTTCTGTTTTGTTAAGAGTAAAATGGACGGTATGGTTTATATGGGACTGTGGCTGTGGGGTGATTGGTCAAGTAGAACTGAATCACATTCACTAATTGGACACAAGAAATGGAGGTGGTTGATGAAGCAATATTTCTAAGGCATCTGATATTGTCATATTATAACtgaatcattaatttttaacatcCTCCTGAGCtggtaattaattagttttcaGTTGCAGAAATCCACCCAATTGGACCATcttattcaattcaaattgaCTTGACCCCTGGATTGGAATGGAAGGCCTCCTATAGAAGACACTATGAAATAGAGAAAATGggtaaataaatattaaagtttaATTACGATAGTACCCTTTaatttccaaattaattgtgaaaattatttaatataaaaagggtATAATTGGGCCTTGATACATGAACTTGCAGCAAATATAGGACAATATCATACAGTTCAGTCCTGTAACGCATGGTACACAAACATAATTCAGAGatttcaaaaagaaatgatGTTCTTCATGGAACATAGCAAAATAATCCCCTTTGTCACtacttaaaattaatttccatggtatatacatttttttttaattaccattttgatgaaaataGTTCACCAAAATAATTTCGGAATAACTTTGAATGAGCGTATCGCAATCTCTTCATCGTTATACATATATTGAGTAATTAAATGTAGCTTCTTCAGTTGTCAACCAGAAATTGGAGGGCAAAAATATTGAACCTCAGACGTGCAAAGGAATGATGTTTCCATAAGAGGAGCTGAAATTGTAATCTGGCTCCCATGTAGAGTGCAATGGTCTAGTTTCAGTCACCAGTGTAAAACACATGCATcatgtttgattttgttaGCACAGCTGGTTGGCACTTAGGAGGAGAAGCATCTCAACCTTCGTGAATTTACATACGCAGGTTCTGGAGTAAAACCTGCTGCATGAAGACTGCTAAAATGCTGCCCATGGAAATGTTTATGACATTCACAGCATCATTGTTGAGCTGTAAAACAGAGCATAGACAGCGTGTAAGAAGCACATAGAGCTAAAACACAGAACAAACCAGcaagaaaaatttatattacGTAGCAGATCCAGAACGTTGCAGTCAGGTATGTCTACAGAGATAGGGAAATCTGTTGAAAGAAGCTGCAGCTTttgggttgaagaagaagatcatggTCCACCACGGATCAATCTCTAATTCATCATGAGAGAAAATCATACAAatctatttttcttaataaacacaTGTAACCCCAGGGCCCTCCATGCTTCTTAAGGTACCAAAGACctttgagaaagaaaattataaacacATGTAACCCCTAGAGCCCTCCATGCTCCTAAATTTACTCATCCCGTTTATCAGCCCAACCTCAATGGGATAAAAAAGCACATACTTCCCAAATTCAACATTGATTCACCAAAACATGAATTTGGCTGACCATTGGCACTCCTGAATATTCTTAAGAGCAAACTTCCACGCCCATGACCCAATCATACCAAACTGATTGGGTGAACAGAATCaataaaggagaaaaaagttACATAAAAAGAATCAAATTATTGAAATGGTTGCCTACCCATCGAAATCCTTCCTTGTCTTGAAGAGCAGCACCTATAATGCTCTCACCAAAATTAGCTATTTGGGAAGCTATTACGCATATAATTGCTTCAGGGGCAGTTATCTGTTTGACCAAAAGTACAACAAAcgttataaaatgaaaagaaaaaaaaaacagacaaaaagataaaacatacaaaaattgAATGATTATACAGGAAACAGCACCTCACCCATGAGACCACCAACAAATGCAAGAAGAATAGCGGCCAAAAGTCCAGCAAAGGTTCCCTCGACACTTACAGCCCCCTCTGTTCCCCTTGGAACTACCTTCAATGTTGTAACTAAGTACCTGGTCAAGCAGCACAATTTAGGcaattgaaattttgtattGAGCTGGGGTAAtagcaataaataaatttgcatGCAAGCTATGAGACCAAAGAAAATATTGCTTATCTAAGAAAAAACAAGGTTTAAAACATTCCACCGATTCTCAACTGGGTATCATAAGAATGTAACACGAAATCTAACAACATTTACATGGAGAGCCCAACTAAAACCAAACACAGAAACTTACGTTGTTTTGCCATATGCCTTTCCTATCTCACTTGAGACAGTGTCACTCAACTTAGTACAGAAGCTGGCAACAAACCCAAGTTGCCAAAGCCGAGAATATCCAATTCCTCCTGCTCCAAATATTGCAAGAAAAGCACAAATACAACCAGCAGCACTGGATCCAATAACACTTCCTGGGCCTCTCCGTCCTTTCCTCTTCTCAGCTACCCCCTCAGCCTCCTTTTGTGCCATTCTCACCTTTGTGACTGCCGTGCCCTGATAAGATATTGATCAAACCCCATTACGAAATATCAGTAGCAGAAATGAATTGGAAGTTAGTTccattaaagaaagaaaaaggattgCTTAACAGTTAGTCTTCAATCAAGCCAATTTGCCTACCAATCAGCTTCTCAAAAAAGTGTGCCAACACATAAAAATTGGGAAGAAGGGAACTAGCTAATAGCAACAAAACACGTTACTTTGACCAAAATCAGAATTAGACATTACACATTTTTAGCATGAATGGTTACTGCAGTGGCAAGAATGGTCACCGGTTCAGTAGAAGAGGGTATAGTCCACCAAAGCAGCAAAAGGATTACACATactaaaaattatttgaagttttatttagctgtaatttaataattcaaTGAGCCACATGGCATgaaattgttaattttaagTTACAGATTTCATGAAAATCCCCGTTTAACTAAGTAAAGTTATCAACTGCCAGTAGGAAAGTTCAGCATCTGAAGTTTTGCAGCCCTCGCTCAAATtcagaaaaccaaaaatgaggggaaaaaaagaacagaCTTTGGAGCACAATTGtttaaataaagaagaaaactttatACCCATTATGAATAAGTTCTATGAAATTAACAGACTGACCAATTTATACCCagaaaaaaagtagaaaagaTGAAGACCCATATTGAATTAATCTCCACAAAACACTCACAGACATAAAAGAAGGAGATTTTTCACTCACAATGACGAAGTATGTGGCCACCAAGAGAAACCCAGAAGACCCAAAAGCGCGCCAAGTGAGAGTACCAAGCAAGAAAGCAGCTGCAATGCCAGAGACTGAGAGCCCAGAGACCAAAATCGGAGAACCCAATAGAAAGATCAAGAGGTTGCTTAGGATGGCGGACTGCCACGTGGGAGGTGATGATTGGATCAGGCTCATTACCTCTGATACTGCACTCTGCACACTGGCTGCTTGAGGCTTCATCATGATCTCCTTTATGGGTTTCCTGTGGCAAGGGCTTGGAATTAGGAAATTTCTGGGGagaatggaggaggaggagcggTGGGATTTTAATAAGGAAGGAACTGGAGGAGCTTTGATGTTTAATAGGAGATGAGTTGACAATGCCATTTCTTTTGTGTgggtttttggattttgaatgCGGGTTGAGTGTTTAAGAAGATTTCTATTTGGATTCTAGCAGAGTCAGTCCATACGAAgtgtcaatttttttgttggccAAATCAGGAAGGGGAATGATATTCtctcacacacaaaaataatgtGTTATTAAAGTTTAAACATGAGATCGTTAGTCTTCAAACTAAAATTATGAAGTGTCAATTTTGATATTTCTATTTGGATCTTAACCCAAACTcacataaattaataatatcaaGTGATAATATAGAGCTCTatcatgtttcttttttgtggtAGGTAGCTACAACTACTAAGGAAGTGATTTTCTGAAGAAAAACACCTCCCAAATCAGCCCtaaattaataacaaaatGAAACATTTTTCGACATTAGAAAGAGAAGTACACCAATAATTATGGATCCTATTAAacgaactctaaaattaactgagtacatcCTACtaccaaattatttattacattactaatttaccataatataaaatgacaaaaaacgatatattgaattgtgaaacaaatgtaattttaataagtacaccttactcaccatattcaaccctaatttACCCTTGGCAGAtccatttttcttgatttcagCTTTATATTCTTGCACTTGAGTTTGAGGAACAAGCTCGGATTTTTCCATATGATTCTCATTTGAATGTCCTTGACTTTTTATGCTAAACTCCCGATCAACTTCAttggaatttttgtttaagCATATGCTTTCCCACTACatttttttagagagagatATTCTTCCTTTAAATTGTTTATCAATTGAAGTCTTTTTCGAATCATTTTCAGTGTCATCTCAACAAGCATAACTCCATTTGTAGCTCCTGTTGGTATTGTCCATTTTTAATTCAATGGAATGAAGATCACTATCACCACCTGAGCTGTCTTCATCATCACACTATTCTCTATATCCAACAATTTCCATTCCATTCCATTCTTTCTTTGCGCTCTAGAatgatatgaattttttttttttaaaaaaataagccTCAAGTTATTtgattcttttcaaattttgtgtTGTGTGATAGAGTGTTATTAAGGTGTATTATGGGtatttttagtaattaaatggggcgtacttagttaattttatattttaatctaAATATTAGAATGTATTTAGATCATAaggtgtactcaattaattttagagttcgtTTAACAACACCCataattatttgaaaaagagttttttcttcaataaaaaGTAAGCTTTTTTACTTACACTAAGCTCAACTTTGACAATAGCGAGGGTAAATTCCAAATGTTaggtttttattgtttgtcagggaaaaaaatgaaaacgtGAAACAACGAGGGAAGCGGTGCGTTTTGATCTCTGTCCATCTGCAAGTAGACCATCTTATCCTCTTTATCAACAAAGACTTGAAAAACCCAACCCAGAAAGTGTGTGAGACTGAGACACATAATGACTATACTCTCGCTCTCagcttcatcttcttcctttatGCTTTCATCGTCCTCCACTTGTTCTTCTTCAACAAAACccccattttcttcttcctcaaagaATGTCATTAAAACCCCATTTGTTGGGCTCTCCGTGGCACCACCACAAAAGCTTTGGCTTCCCACAACCACCAACCTGGGTTTTGACAATGGAAGCAACCCAAGACGAAGCTTCGAGGTCTTCAGCACAAAGGAAATCGCTCGCGTCCCCCTAGATCAACGCTGGATGTTCGAGGACGACGAAGTCGACGGCCCTGTATGTACTCctcacacactctctctccaTACATATCTTGTGCTGTTCTTGTTTTCTGATAAAATGTGTCaaatttaaatactttttaacttttattttgaatttttttgagtTAGAACTGTAGACCCAGAAAGCAAAACAgtgaaagaaataaatttgaaCGTTATGTGTGCTCAAGAGTTGTGTTTTATGCTTGAATCCTATGTAATCACCGGcttttgtgaatttgtttAGCATTGAACAGTTCTCCAATGTGAAAATTGTAACAAATGAGTAGTCTTATAGAACACTAGGTGGCTTTCTATGCATGAAACTTCTGTCGAGTACATGTTTTGGGTCTGTTTATGAATATGAATATGTATTATATTACATGCATCTTTATGAAATGTTGGTCTACAAATTGTTGATGCCTAGATGTACTTAGGTCCTGACTCGGTTAACTGACTCAGTTGGTTTTCTCTGAAGTGGTAcattgtttttctatttcccCCTCTTTCTTCAGGACATTTGGAATAATACATGGTATCCAAAAGCTGCAGACCATGTGAATACTGAAAAGCCGTGGTATATTGTGGATGCCACGGACAAGATTCTTGGAAGAATGGCATCCACAATTGCGATTTACATCCGCGGGAAGAATTTGGCAACCTACACCCCCAGTGTGGACATGGGGGCATTTGTCATTGTGGTATGTAGAATACTTATGCCAAAGCATTCTCTTCATTATCATTGCTCTAGATGCAGACTAAATCTTGATCTTCCTTTGAAGTATATGGTAGTGGTTGAGGAGTAGTTCTTAAGGTTTCTTGGATAGTGTGAAATTAGAGTCTTTATCACTGTTTAGTCCTGAATTTAGattaatgaaaatattgaacatATGATGCTGATGGGTGAATTCTCTCATGGTGCGATGTCTTTCGCTCGTTTAATCTGCAAGTTTAGCTCTGCAAATTAGAATTGTCTTCATCACTTTGTAAGGCATTTAGGCTTGGGAGTGTGTGTTGGAGGTGCTGCATGGGTGTCTTGAATATTAGAATGCATAGACTCTGAAAATCCttggtatttattttatgcttcCAGTTAGATGCCAAGTGAGATTATTATATGGGATATCTTAGAAATGgcttggattagtgaaataatTTTGAGATAAATGgttacaaaaaaaatctacAATCTTTTCCTTTCTACTTGTATCATTGCCATCATGTGAACTATTGGTGCCTCCAGCACCATGTTTTGCTCTTTATATCttgttcttttcttaattattttcaagatTATTTCTACATGAGgtaaaggtttttttttattgtcagacgaaagaaaaagaaaataaaggttTCATTTAATTCTATGTGTGCCATGTAATCCAATCATGAGTTCATAACATCATTGAAGCAAAAATAATGAACTGATGGATTTGTGGTAGTTGTCTGttcaaccaaaaataaataaaaagggaaaattatttttttataaatatgaacTTGTATgagattaaaattaaaatttaataactTTTACTGCAATAACTGTTCTATGATAACCATTCATACCGCGTGATGATAAAAATGATAAAGAACTCAACTGCAGATGAGATCTAGcggatttatttttaaaactgcTAATGGTATGGGTTTTTATAAAAGGCAAGGTGGGGGAAGAGAGAGCTTTCTAGTGAAAACtgcctttatttttaaatttttctctctgttttttgttattctttGGGATAGATTGGCAGATGGTTTTTTCCTTCTGGCTGTTGTGTTATTGAGATTCTGGTTATTGTAGGTTGTATCGTGTGTGGATGGCTGGTCCACTCTCATTGTACTTCACTGTTTCTTTCATTATATCCATTCTGTTTcctacaagaaaaagaaaaaagaacagcCTTTAATGATTTTGATGGACCAGTTACTGTATTGGCTTTTGAGTGGACTCCACATATCCCTTCATGTTTTCCTACCATTTGTGGTTTATGTTATCtaatttttgtataatttgtCTGACATCCCCTTGGCATTCTTTAGAAATTTTCACACATGCACGCACACAAATCACGAAGAAGGTAACCAGGGATTGAACAAAGAAGAATAGGATGGACTCTTGGAGTTAAGCCAGTCTTATTGAAATCATAATAAATGTGAGAAGTATAGTCTACAGACTCTGAATGTATTCTGAAGCAATCTTgaaaatttattgttttgtagAGTTAGcttaaaatcatttattttagTTGGTTTATTCAATTTGGGTAGGTCCCAAAATGCGTTTGGTCAAACTGTGGTTTTCTAGTAGATCATCTTAATGTTTTCAAGTAGTTTATTGTTGTTCTGTCTGGTTGTCAAGGTTCTGGCATTTGCTTTAACTTTACTTGTTTgcatgttttttcttcttttggctcGCAAATGCTTCCACGCTCAGGTGGATGACTGTGTTGTGCTTTCAAACTTTATAGGTAAATGCAGAGAAGGTTGCAGTTTCTGGCAAGAAAAGAACCCAAAAGCTCTACAGGAGGCATTCTGGACGACCAGGTGGGATGACAGTGGAAACATTTGACCAGCTACAGCAGAGAATTCCAGAGAGAATTATCGAACATGCTGTTCGGGGTATGCTTCCAAAAGGGAGGGTAAGTTCCTACACagacaaataaaattagatctttcattttacattatatatgaTTGACTGCTAAACAAAGGGTTGAAATAGACGAAACTTACAACTCCTGGACTCATTCATAATGTTGATAAACTAAGACTACACTTGAAGCTATCTGCATGGATAAGTGTGCTTGGCTTTTCCTTCATAGTTTTCTTACCTTTTCTATTAGTATGGTACATGACTAGTCTTGAGTTGCACTGGAGGAGAGTTTTTAACCAGtcacaatttcaattttcaattacaaattGCTGTTTAGAAAACTAGCTATTACTCTGTCTTTGCAACTCTGCAGCTGTGCATCTGTTACCTTTTGAAACAAATTCCCTTGTGCAGCTTGGCAGAGCACTTTTCAACCACCTAAAGGTTTACAAGGGCCCAGATCATCCACATGAGGCTCAGAAGCCAGTGGAGCTGCCTATAAAGGATAAAAGAATACAGATACAGAAGTAAATTCCAAGTTGACTCTGCAAGTACATCAGGAGCACGTGGTATTGTAATCTAGATGGAAGCACTTGTAGGTTTCATTTGCTTTTATGTAATTGTATCTGAAAATGCGATTAATGTCTAACATTTTTCAGAGTTATtaattttggaaagaaaaaaaaaaaaaaacctctttatatattttcttggtGGATGTATGGGAATGTAATGGTGGCTAGATTGCATCCATATCTAGTTACAAGTCATGGGTATAGATCCTGGAAATCAATAAACACCACCCCACATAGGTTTAAGGGCCTAAACAAAACTACTGGCTATGTTACATCCACACCCATCCAGGCCTTGTTGCAGAGGAAAGACAGTCGCAATGATCTAAGGGCCAGGGGGTTGCAAAGCTTAAAATGACTTTGCATGCGTGCCAtctaagagcatttccagcaaTGCAACCAAGGGGAGGGCTGGCGGGGTTTTGAGCCAAAATCTTGTTTCCAGCAGCAAAACAAAGCCCGGGCAGATGGTGGGGCCCAGCAGACTGGGCTGGCCTGAGCTTTACCATGACGTCAGCGTGCTACAGTGTTGCTATAGGGCTACAGTCTACAGTGCCGCTATAGTCCACGTGCCGCACTTTGAGCTCtctaatcagattttttttcaccAATCCAACtcagccaatttttgtgcaataaaaaaatgaaaaaaaaaagaaatttttttaaaaaaatactgaaatttttttctataaataccaaccaatactttttacttttaataCCAAATCCTcgtatattttcttctccttctactattattcactttctactaaatattttttcactttcaagttttatttttctctatcatattatggcttcttctattgaaaccggaggggcatggagcatgatatcttatctgaaaattttaaattttaaatttatctgaaatttgaaaatttaaaatttatctgaaatttaaaacccgaaaattttatttgattatgagatatgaatagtattgagtATTGACACATAGGAacccgaaaatattatccaaattaattgtttaggtaaaaaaagttgtgaaaaaaacaaaaaaatgaatagtatttgccatggcaaagggcaattGCTGGAAACACACATTGCTTTTTACAAGAGCAGCCACTATTCAATGAATAGTAGCTACCTTAACTCCCCTCCTTGTCATGGCAAAGAACAAACTGCTAAAAATGCTCCAAGGTGGACTTCAAAAAATTGGAAGCTCGTGCATAGGGTACATATCTGTGCATTCGGGCCATGGCGGATTTACCCCATGAATTGATACGTTAAACTCACATGTATTTGTcagaccaacaaaaaaaaaaaaaaaaaaaatcatatgtATTTGGGATAAATGAgacataaataaaagtaagaTGCTAACAATAGTTGTGTTTGACGCAATTATTGATCTATGTGAAcctcaaaataaatacaacGAGGATAGATTAATGATGGCAATATGAGAATTacctttaatttcttttaaatttcatccaattttctgATAGTGGTAAGGGGAAATTTGTAGCTTTaagcaaaatagaaattaaactattaaaatgctaaaaatataagtacataaattaaaaacaaaacaaattaaacccTTAATTTATCATGAAACATATATAAGGGACTTCTTTTCTatcaaaacaattatataactTGCCCAAGAAATAgtggtttaaaaaataaacccatATCCAAATTGAAACTCCAATTGTCAAGACAACCAATCATAGCAAAACTTTGACGATAGATGTGGATCACCATACATCCCAATCTGCCGGGTCACCATACATCCCAAACTGCTGGCTCAACTCCAAGCGAACAGAAATTAAACCATCAACAAGATGCAAATGTGATTGTGGGTAAGATTTGTTGGTAATTTTTATCATATTATATTTAGTTTACTCCAATATTTCACACAAATCAAAAGagttgaataaaaaagaattacaaGTTGTATGTTATTCTaacacatcaattaaaacaGTCGTTGCAAGTTGCACTTTATTGTTATGGATCATGAAAATTGGTGCTTTTAAAAGCATGTTTTGGATGATCACACTTTTTGTTACATAAGTTGTTCATATTTTTAGTGTTTCATGATTGGAACGTTCAATTGCTGTGATGTTTTAAAGAGTTTTTTCATTATTGGTACATGCATTAGTCAATTCCACGAGAAAAAGGTTAAGGtcgggaaaaaaaacttaatatcagcctaattttatcttttaaactCAATTTGCTTCATTAAAACCCTAAATATCAACTCTATTCCGTGTCTCACTTTGCTCATTTTTGTCAACTTTTTCTAACATttatgtgaaaaataaataaaacatacgAGTACACTCATATATGTCAACAATTAGCGGGTAAATTAGTTTGCAGtgaaacaattttataaaacaaGGTGAATCAAAATTTAGTAAATGGTGATTTTTATCAAGTTAAATTTATCTACTCGTAAATTCACTTGTTTAattctatttttcttattaatcGTACATTGTGAACTACGAGTGGGGCATTTCTTCTAGAAGCAATTGTTGTCACAACAATAAGTCTGAAACTGAGTGACATGGAGTTGCTTCCATCCAAAAGGGCAATATGTTTCCGTATCCTAGTGGGAAACCTAATGGCAAAAGGGAGAGGCGGAATTCTATAAATATTGCTTGGTCCGCACTCATTCTATTCACTCTTATTTGTCGCTCTCTTTGGCTCTCAAATCTCAATACTAGTATCGCTTTGTGAAAGATGATGATCGCCAACACCAAGCCTGCATTCGGTGGTTATGGCTATGGCTATGGCTATGGAGGTTGTCAAGAATTTATAACAACAACAAGACATGATAAATTGGGTAGAAAAAGGAAGTTGAATAACCCTGATCTACTTCAAGAATTAGGGCAGAATCGGAGGAAGATTCATAATGAGAAGACGACGATGGTTTGTGGGTCGTGCTATCTGCCCAAAGACAACCCAAACAAGCCTCTCGGCGAAGACGCCCATTTCATGTGCCAAGACTCCCAGATCATGGGCGTGGCGGACGGCGTCGGCGGTTGGGCCAAGATAGGCGTCGACGCGGGCGAGTACGCTAGGGGACTCATGAACAACGCCAAAAAAACGGCAGCAGCCAATGCCGCCGCCACAGTCGATCCAAGAAAGGTGTTGAGCCAAGCCTACGCGAATAACGCCGCACTACAAGGCTCGTCGACGGCTTGCATCCTTAGCCTGGACAAAGAGCGTGGGGTCCTGCACGCCGTGAATGTCGGGGACAGCGGGTTCATGGTGTTCAGGGACAGCAAGTGTTGGTACAAGTCTCCGCCTCAGCAGCGCATGTTTAATTGTCCGTACCAATTGGGGAACCACGTGGGCGGCGACTGTCCTGAGGCGGCTCTGGAGTTTGTGGTGGAGGCAATAGTCCCGGGGGACATCATAGTGCTCGGGACAGACGGGTTGCTGGACAACATATTTGCGAGTGAGATTGAGGATGTTCTTGTGGCTTATAGAGGCAGCGGTCGGGATTGTGACGAGTTGGCTTCCGCGATAGCCAACCTAGCGCTGTTTAACTCGATGGACAAGTACAGCGTTAGCCCTTTTCAGATGGAGGCTGAGAAGGCTGGACTGAAGCACGCGGGAGGCAAGATCGACGACATCACTGTTGTTGTGGCCCAAATTGTGGCTTCTGGTACCTCCTTCACTACTCCAGCTAGCTTAGGTTTCGGTTTTGaacaaacaaatacaaaaagaaaaagagaagactAATCGAGGTTGTACTTTCCACGTCATTACAATTAATacaattctttatttttttaaattcataaatgtaCATTATAATTAATGAGCTGATTAAATCTGGATATTACTCGTAAATGTTTTTAgttgtatttaaaaataacaGAATGAAGACTGCCAAATTTAATCATTCTATCATCAGGATATCATTaactatataattttttttataatgaataTCAATAACAATTATTAGGGGGAAtactagcaaccttctctctaaccttctcatttggaccttctcccttTCCCTCATGACATGTGTAATTTTCTTCATACTTAAAACAATGctattaattaatcaaacaacctacttt of Prunus dulcis chromosome 4, ALMONDv2, whole genome shotgun sequence contains these proteins:
- the LOC117624644 gene encoding protein VTE6, chloroplastic isoform X2, which gives rise to MALSTHLLLNIKAPPVPSLLKSHRSSSSILPRNFLIPSPCHRKPIKEIMMKPQAASVQSAVSEVMSLIQSSPPTWQSAILSNLLIFLLGSPILVSGLSVSGIAAAFLLGTLTWRAFGSSGFLLVATYFVIGTAVTKVRMAQKEAEGVAEKRKGRRGPGSVIGSSAAGCICAFLAIFGAGGIGYSRLWQLGFVASFCTKLSDTVSSEIGKAYGKTTYLVTTLKVVPRGTEGAVSVEGTFAGLLAAILLAFVGGLMGEITAPEAIICVIASQIANFGESIIGAALQDKEGFRWLNNDAVNVINISMGSILAVFMQQVLLQNLRM
- the LOC117624644 gene encoding protein VTE6, chloroplastic isoform X1; the encoded protein is MALSTHLLLNIKAPPVPSLLKSHRSSSSILPRNFLIPSPCHRKPIKEIMMKPQAASVQSAVSEVMSLIQSSPPTWQSAILSNLLIFLLGSPILVSGLSVSGIAAAFLLGTLTWRAFGSSGFLLVATYFVIGTAVTKVRMAQKEAEGVAEKRKGRRGPGSVIGSSAAGCICAFLAIFGAGGIGYSRLWQLGFVASFCTKLSDTVSSEIGKAYGKTTYLVTTLKVVPRGTEGAVSVEGTFAGLLAAILLAFVGGLMDNCP
- the LOC117626228 gene encoding protein ROOT INITIATION DEFECTIVE 3-like; translated protein: MSSSPHEIVLTSSPDGPIIAYDASSGAALAQFTGSRSPRRGLAIVGKSYIAASHISPTTASGSVHLYNWWSSTAFHNLPVPEPVAPLTVTSDGLYLFAGGLSGSVHGISIPSGDVLKPLPAHSKPVSCLAISDDESLLISGSDDGTIVVVPIFQLVGASGYDSVEELILHRFAAHSDSVTAIISGMGLCNSQIISCSLDCTCKFWSLLRGTLLRTIVFPCTISWVALNPTEPEFYVAGSDGSVHKGSLKVGSRKLVTQGSELIAWTPKHGGAVVSVVMVNGGRNLISASEDGSVWVWEVDAGQVIMALGNEMGSISDLVAATGINCSKAYGFGMSNGAYGSGNCHFGSSGKELMNMPIKKILEMEDVLKVAANDRNRAIDMLESAIAMYERLLELILKEAKRGSRNNKQW
- the LOC117625295 gene encoding probable protein phosphatase 2C 55, with the protein product MMIANTKPAFGGYGYGYGYGGCQEFITTTRHDKLGRKRKLNNPDLLQELGQNRRKIHNEKTTMVCGSCYLPKDNPNKPLGEDAHFMCQDSQIMGVADGVGGWAKIGVDAGEYARGLMNNAKKTAAANAAATVDPRKVLSQAYANNAALQGSSTACILSLDKERGVLHAVNVGDSGFMVFRDSKCWYKSPPQQRMFNCPYQLGNHVGGDCPEAALEFVVEAIVPGDIIVLGTDGLLDNIFASEIEDVLVAYRGSGRDCDELASAIANLALFNSMDKYSVSPFQMEAEKAGLKHAGGKIDDITVVVAQIVASAALALFNSEDKDKVTPFQMAAEKAEVEHVGGKIDDITVVVAIVVASST
- the LOC117624641 gene encoding 50S ribosomal protein L13, chloroplastic, giving the protein MTILSLSASSSSFMLSSSSTCSSSTKPPFSSSSKNVIKTPFVGLSVAPPQKLWLPTTTNLGFDNGSNPRRSFEVFSTKEIARVPLDQRWMFEDDEVDGPDIWNNTWYPKAADHVNTEKPWYIVDATDKILGRMASTIAIYIRGKNLATYTPSVDMGAFVIVVNAEKVAVSGKKRTQKLYRRHSGRPGGMTVETFDQLQQRIPERIIEHAVRGMLPKGRLGRALFNHLKVYKGPDHPHEAQKPVELPIKDKRIQIQK